The Gloeobacter violaceus PCC 7421 DNA window CTGGTGCGCACCCGCCGGGCTCTTCGTCAGTTCCCACTCATATTCGAACAGGTTCTCGAAATAGCCGTTATCCCACTGAATCGGGTTCTTAGTCCATGCGCCCTCAAGGCCGCTGGTGATGGTGTGCACGCCGCGCCCGCTGCCGAAGCTGTTGTCCCAGCCCAGCCCCTGACGCTCGATGCCCGCGCCCTCAGGCTCGGCACCAACATACTGCGACGGCTCGGCGGCGCCATGGCACTTGCCGAAGGTGTGGCCGCCGGCGATCAGCGCGACGGTTTCCTCATCGTTCATTGCCATGCGGCCGAAGGTCTCGCGGATATCGTGCGCGGCGGCCATTGGGTCCGGCTTGCCGTTCGGGCCTTCGGGGTTGACGTAGATCAGGCCCATCTGCACCGCGGCCAGCGGGTGGGCGAGATCGCGGTCGCTGCTGTAGCGCTCATCGCCCAGCCACTCGCGCTCGGGGCCCCAGAAGATGTCGTTCTCGGGCTCCCAAATGTCGACGCGCCCGCCGGCAAAGCCCGCCGTCTTGAAGCCCATCGACTCCAGCGCGCAATTGCCAGCCAGGATCAGCAGGTCGCCCCAGGAGAGCTTTCGCCCATATTTCTCCTTGATCGGCCAGAGCAGCAGGCGCGCCTTGTCAAGGTTGGCGTTGTCGGGCCAGCTGTTGAGCGGCGCGAAGCGCTGCGTGCCGGCGCCCGCGCCGCCGCGACCATCGCCGATGCGGTAGGTGCCGGCGGCGTGCCAGGCCATGCGAATGAAGAGCGGGCCGTAATGGCCGTAGTCAGCTGGCCACCAGTCCTGCGACTCGGTCATCAGCGCGAAGATGTCCTGCTTCACCGCCGCGAGGTCGAGACTCTCGAACTCCGCCGCATAATTAAACCCTTCGCCCATCGGATTGCCGGCGGGCGGATTCTGGTGAAGGACCGAGAGATCCAGATGGTTCGGCCACCACAGCCGGTTCGTCATCTCGAACAGAACGGCACGGCCCTCGACCTTGCCACCGCCCATCGGGCACTTCGCTTCAACGTCCATGGGTACCTCAGAGGATGGGGTTCTGATTCATATTAAATTGGCCACCTTAATGTGGCCATGATGGCGTGGCGATGACACGCCGTTCGGCTCCGTTGCAAAAATAATTCGTGCTGCAGTTCCTCTCAAGATATTTGCCTGTTAGGCTGCCAGTCCGAATAGGCACTCGACGAATTCTATCTGGGAGCGAACTGCTCCCTTTTCTACATCTCCAAGCACACCGTTTTTGCGACAAAGCCGTAATAAATACAGGGCAAGCATTGCGCCTGCCCTGCCTCTTGTTGTGTTGGTGGGGAGAAATGCAGCAGATTCCTGGTCAATGTATACCGAAGCTTTGTCCCCTGAATGATCCACAGTCATCATCAAAACTACTGTAAACTGACCAAGAAACCGTATTTTCCGCGTATCCAGTATTGCATGGCCGTCCTGAAGGCACAAGGGGGTTCGCGCACACCCACCGGTAGCCGGGTAAACTACGGATCCGAAGCGGATACACCCAACGGAGAAATATGCGGCGGGCATTTTCGGTGAGCGTGTTTTTGTGCCGTGAGTACCGTCTACTGCTTATTCGCCACAAGCGCCTGGGTTCCTGGTTGCCGGTGGGCGGCGAGGTGAATCCGGGTGAGACCCCCCTGGAGGCGGCCCTCCGCGAGGTGCGCGAGGAAACTGGTATAGAAGCGCTGTTTGTGCGTCTCGGGGACGACAACGACATCGACGGCGCACCGCCGGGTTTGCTCGGTTACGAGGAGCACCACGCCGGCAGCAAGGGCGTGCACCTCAATTTTGCGTTTGTCGCCTTTTTGCACGACGGGGCGATTATCCGGCCCAACCACGAGTTTGACGAGTTTCGCTGGGTGAATCTTGACGAGCTTGTCGGGTTGCGCGATGGGAATCACACGCCGCTCAACGTCGCCCAGCTGGGATTTAAGGCGCTGCGGCGGGTGCGCACCCTTGGGTTGCGCTGAAATTGCTGCACCGCGCCGCATAATGTGGGAAGCATGCCTTCGGCCTTTCGATGCGTCTTTACTTGCTGCCACTCGTTTTGAGCTTGCTGGTCGGGATCGGTCCCGGTGCTTTTGCCCAACCCGCCATTACAGCCGGCGAATTTATCCAGCGCGGTATCGAGCGCGCCAGCCGCAACGACATACGCGGCATGAACGAAAATTTTGAACAGGCCCTGCGCCTGGAGCCCAAAGCCTATCAGGTCTATGTCCAGCGCGGTTACGCCCGCTCGATGGTCAAAGATTATAAAGGGGCCGTCGAGGATCAAACCATGGCGTTGCGCCTCAAGCCGGACAGCGCCGAAGCGTACACCAACCGGGGCACCTCCCGCTATCGCCTGGGCGATCGCAAGGGCGCGCGCGCCGACTGGCAAAAGGCACTCGAAATCTTCCGCCAAAAAGGAGCGGACGAGCAGGCCGAGCAGGTTGCAGCTGTGCTTAGACAGTACAAGTAGCGGCACACTTCAAGGTACCGGTCGCCAGGTGCCGTGGAAGCTGTGGGGAATCACCTCCGGCAGGGCGAGGCGACAGACCGGCGGGGCATCGAGGGCGTCCGCATCGAAGATCCACAGTTCGCTGCGGTGGAGACCCGCGTCGTAGATGACGCTCAACACCCAGCCGCGCTCCGGTTCGTCGGCGTCCGCTACAAATAGCGGCTCAGACGGATAGCGCCCGTCGCCCAACTGGGTTTCCACCGCCTGGCCGCTGTCGCAATCGAATCTGGCCAGCACCTGGAAGAAGTCGCTGCCCACCTGAGAACCGACACGGTGCAAGCCCAGATAAATGTGCCGGCTTTGCAGGCCGACACTGCGCGGATCGACGGTCGGAAATTCGCAGGGCCGTTCCAGCAGTGGTTCAAATCCTCGTACTCTGCCGGTTGCCGCATCCAGGCGAAGCTGCCACAACTGCGAGGGCGAAGCGGTCTGGGTCCGGCCGCCGGCAAATTCTTGCAGATAGCGATTGGTGGCAAAATCTGCGTACCGGCACAATGCGATCACCAGTTCGCCCCCGGCCTCGTGGCCGTTGGCAAAGTGCCACTGGAACCAGGCGGGCGCTTCGGCGCGGCCGACCAACTGGAGTGTCTCGCGGTCGACGATATAGATGGCGGTGCCCTTGTCGGGTTGCCAGGCCATCGCCTCGCTGAAACTGGCAAGACCCAACAGCACCGGCAGCGGGTTGATGCGCACCGGCGGCACGCAAAAGACCAGATAGCGGCCCGCGAGCACAAAATCGTGCACCAGCGGGATGCCCTCTAGGGCGATTTTGCCTTTTTGGATCACCCGGCCGGTGGCGTCGCTGCGGTAGAGGTGCAGCACGGCGGCAGGCCCGATGCCGACGCCGAAGTTGTAGATTTCGCCCGTGCGCGGGTCGCGCTTGGGGTGGGCGGAGTAGCTGCCGCTCGGGCCGAGGCCGCCCAGCGCGTCGAGGCCGCGCGTCTGGAGCGTGTGCAGGTCGAGGGCGTGGGGAAGCCCCCCTTCCCAGAGGGCGAGCAGCCGATCCGGCAGAGCGAGGACACTGGTGTTGGCGGCGTTTTTGACCGGTTTGCCCCAGCGCTCCCAGATCGCTCCGGGGGCACTCATGCCGTAGTTGGGATAGAGATAGCGGCCCGCGCGCTCCTCGGCCTGCAGGCCCGCGGTCTGCACGTAGCGATAGACGCCCTGCGCTTCGCCCCCGCCGAAGTGCACCGCCAGGATGGCGCCGTCGCCGTCAAACCAGTGACCGACCCGCACACCGCCACGCTCCAGACGCCCCGGCCCGTTGCGGTAGAGCGAGCCGCGCAATCCGACAGGCAAGCTCCCTTCGAGCACCGCCAGCGGTGCGGGGGCAAATTCGCGGCCGGGTTGGGCGATTGCCCCCGCCCAAGCCGGGTTGGTGCGCTCTTTGACTTCCATGCCTGCTCCCTGTGCCGCCTGCCTTCCACCCTAGCCTCCGAAGCCTGGGTTAGCCTGGATGCGATGGAAAATGCCCGCGTCAAACCCGCCGTCGTCAGCGCCGTCAGGCCCGGATCGATTGCCGAAGAACTCGGCTTCGAGCCGGGGGATCGGCTGGTGAGCATCAACGGTACCGCTCCGCGCGACTTGATTGACTACCAGTTTTTGTGCGCCGAGCAGAGCCTTGCCCTCACCGTCCTCGACCGCGAAGGGCACAGCCATAGCCTCGAAGTCGAAAAAGATCTCGACGAAGATCTGGGCCTTGAATTTGCAACGGCATTGTTTGATAACCTCATCCAGTGCAACAACGGCTGCGCCTTTTGCTTTATCGACCAGCAGCCCGACTTCATGCGCGACACGCTGCGCCTCAAAGACGACGATTATCGGTTGAGTTTTTTGTACGGCTCGTACCTGACTCTCACCAATTTGCCCCCCGCCGAGTGGGAGCGCATCGCCCGGCTGCGGCTGTCGCCTTTGTTCGTCTCGGTGCACGCCACCGAGCCGGACCTGCGCGCCCGCCTGCTCAAAAACCCGCGCGCCGGATTCATCCTGGAGCAACTCGCCTGGTTCAAGACCCACGGGTTGCAACTGCACGCCCAGGTGGTACTCTGCCCGGGGCTCAACGATGGGGAGCACCTGGAGCGCACCCTCACCGACCTGGCCCGCTTCCACGATCTCGAATCGCCGACGGTGCTCTCCGCCGCCGTGGTGCCGGTCGGGCTGACCCGCTTCCGGCCGGAGGGCGACGAACTCACCGCGGTCACCCCGGAGGTGGCCCGCCGGATCATCCGTCAGGTGCACCGATTGCAAAAAGACTTCCGTCGTAGCCTCGGCAGCCGCTTCGCGTGGCTCGCCGACGAGTGGTACTTGCTGGCCGCAGAGAAGCTCCCGGGCCGCGCCCACTACGAAGGCTATCCGCAACTGGGCAACGGCGTGGGGTCGCTCAGACGCTTTTTAGACGAATTTGGCCGCCTCGAACGCCGCTTGCCTGCATCGATCGCCCCCGCCCGTCGCTATAGCTGGGTGGTCGGTACGGCCGTAGCCGACTGCTTCGCTCCTGTTGCAGAACGTCTCAATCGCATCGATGGGTTGGAACTGACCATGCACGCCCTGCCGAGCCTCTTCTGGGGACAACAAATTACCGTCACCGGCCTGTTGACCGGTGGCGATCTGCTCGCGGGCCTAGCCCACAAAGACCTGGGCGACGCGTTAATCTTGCCCGGTCTCATGCTCAAGGAGGGCCGGATGTTTCTCGATGATCTGAGCGTAGAAGAATTTACCGCTCGCCTCGGTGTTGCGGTTCGGGTGGTGGCGGGCGGGGCCGGCGCGCTGGTCGATGCGCTTACTCGGCCGCCTGTTGCATCCGATTTTGAATCCTGACTACCGTCAGTGTCTGTACATCGTTGCGGCCCCGGCTTGCCCTGTCAATGTTCAGCACTGCGTAGGTATCTTTCGCATCCGTGGTAAAAGTAGCGCCGACCGTGAGCGGTACAACCTGCCTGAGCGTGCCGATCAAACGCTGGCGGGCGTCTACAATCACGTATTCCATCAGTCCCTCTTTGTTGTTAAAGGATGTCTACCCGAACCGCAAAAACTTGCAGGACGGCCGGTTTTGCATTCCCAATCGTTATAGCACCGTCGCAGACGCGGCCCTTGTATTGTTTGCAAAATGTTTCAGTTTGAACGGTCCCCCACAAGGCTGTCCGCAGGCTCGTCTTGAAAATTATCTTTACGTATCTGACAAGCTGCGCACCAGCCAGCGCCCGAAGGCGACGGGGGTATCGTCCATGGGCAGGTGGCGGCAGGGCAACAAAGTCAGCCGCGCGTCGGGCAACCGGCGACGGAGCGCTTCGAGGGCGAGGGGGGGAGCGATTGGGTCCCACAGCCCGCCCACGATCGCCGTGGGGAGGGTCAGTTGCCGCCAGTCGGGGAATGGCCAGGTTTTGAGCGACTGCCAGGTGCGGCGGATGCTCGCGGGGGCGGTGCGGTTGGCGGTGGCCAGACGCGGGTAGGACGCCAGCCAGGGATTGAGCCAAGTGCGCTGCCGGTAGAGTGCTTCGAGGGGCGCTTCGACGAACCAGTCGTAGAAGTGACGGGTGAGGGGCGGAATGTCCACGGCCGGGCAGACGAGCAGCAACCGCGCGAGCGGTGCGATGCGGCGCAGCGCCAGTTCGATGGCGACATTGGCTCCCAGGGAATGGCCGAGTAGAGCCGTCGGCTGACAACGCTCCACAGCCCCGATCAGGTATTCGGCGCAGGCTCCCACCGAACAGTCGGCCTCCGGGAGGGCCTGCGGGCCGTAGCCCGGCAAATCGACGGCGACAGCCCGCCAGCCGCATTTTTCGAGCGGTTCGGCCCAGGGCCGCCAGTTGGCCGCACAGTCCGCCGTCCCGTGGATGATC harbors:
- a CDS encoding TIGR03279 family radical SAM protein, whose product is MENARVKPAVVSAVRPGSIAEELGFEPGDRLVSINGTAPRDLIDYQFLCAEQSLALTVLDREGHSHSLEVEKDLDEDLGLEFATALFDNLIQCNNGCAFCFIDQQPDFMRDTLRLKDDDYRLSFLYGSYLTLTNLPPAEWERIARLRLSPLFVSVHATEPDLRARLLKNPRAGFILEQLAWFKTHGLQLHAQVVLCPGLNDGEHLERTLTDLARFHDLESPTVLSAAVVPVGLTRFRPEGDELTAVTPEVARRIIRQVHRLQKDFRRSLGSRFAWLADEWYLLAAEKLPGRAHYEGYPQLGNGVGSLRRFLDEFGRLERRLPASIAPARRYSWVVGTAVADCFAPVAERLNRIDGLELTMHALPSLFWGQQITVTGLLTGGDLLAGLAHKDLGDALILPGLMLKEGRMFLDDLSVEEFTARLGVAVRVVAGGAGALVDALTRPPVASDFES
- a CDS encoding alpha/beta fold hydrolase, with the translated sequence MRTVMIIHGTADCAANWRPWAEPLEKCGWRAVAVDLPGYGPQALPEADCSVGACAEYLIGAVERCQPTALLGHSLGANVAIELALRRIAPLARLLLVCPAVDIPPLTRHFYDWFVEAPLEALYRQRTWLNPWLASYPRLATANRTAPASIRRTWQSLKTWPFPDWRQLTLPTAIVGGLWDPIAPPLALEALRRRLPDARLTLLPCRHLPMDDTPVAFGRWLVRSLSDT
- a CDS encoding carotenoid oxygenase family protein, with the protein product MEVKERTNPAWAGAIAQPGREFAPAPLAVLEGSLPVGLRGSLYRNGPGRLERGGVRVGHWFDGDGAILAVHFGGGEAQGVYRYVQTAGLQAEERAGRYLYPNYGMSAPGAIWERWGKPVKNAANTSVLALPDRLLALWEGGLPHALDLHTLQTRGLDALGGLGPSGSYSAHPKRDPRTGEIYNFGVGIGPAAVLHLYRSDATGRVIQKGKIALEGIPLVHDFVLAGRYLVFCVPPVRINPLPVLLGLASFSEAMAWQPDKGTAIYIVDRETLQLVGRAEAPAWFQWHFANGHEAGGELVIALCRYADFATNRYLQEFAGGRTQTASPSQLWQLRLDAATGRVRGFEPLLERPCEFPTVDPRSVGLQSRHIYLGLHRVGSQVGSDFFQVLARFDCDSGQAVETQLGDGRYPSEPLFVADADEPERGWVLSVIYDAGLHRSELWIFDADALDAPPVCRLALPEVIPHSFHGTWRPVP
- a CDS encoding NUDIX hydrolase, coding for MRRAFSVSVFLCREYRLLLIRHKRLGSWLPVGGEVNPGETPLEAALREVREETGIEALFVRLGDDNDIDGAPPGLLGYEEHHAGSKGVHLNFAFVAFLHDGAIIRPNHEFDEFRWVNLDELVGLRDGNHTPLNVAQLGFKALRRVRTLGLR
- a CDS encoding tetratricopeptide repeat protein, which encodes MRLYLLPLVLSLLVGIGPGAFAQPAITAGEFIQRGIERASRNDIRGMNENFEQALRLEPKAYQVYVQRGYARSMVKDYKGAVEDQTMALRLKPDSAEAYTNRGTSRYRLGDRKGARADWQKALEIFRQKGADEQAEQVAAVLRQYK